The DNA segment TAAAATATCACGGTAGCGAATATCTTTATAATAATCATCGTTGTAGTGAACGCCGTACACCTCGAAATCTGATTGGCCCAAAAGATCAAGAAGAGGCTGCTGTTCCCAGCCAAGATTTATCACCAATACACGTCGGCTCATATTCCCTCCAGAGCATCCCACGTAACTAAACTTCCAGTGTCTAGATTTTTCTTCAGCTTCATTGATCGCAGAACAAACATCTCATCAAGACAGTCCACACCTTCATTATGACGCTTATATTCGAAACACCCTTTTTCAAAACGTGTCCCAGCCGACATTGGCTTTTTCAAAACAAGGCGGTATCTGACACTATTCTTAAATTCCAAAGATTTATCAGGGATATCAAAGATCATTTCATCGGTATTACAGGCTTTCTCAACATCCCTGATTCCACGAACCATTTCCGAAAACTCATCTGGCTCCAATGAAAAACTCGCATCAGGGGTTCCCATTTGCCGTGAAAGAGTAAAATGCTTCTCAATGACCGATGCTCCACGAGCAACAGCCGCAAGAGGGATGGCAATACCCGTAGTATGGTCGGAAAACCCAACAGGGCACTGGAAAAGAGCATTCCATATATCCATATGCTCCAAACAAGTCTGTCCAGGAAGAGTCGGGTAAAGACTGTTGCAGTGAAGAATACAATAATCGCGATTTTCGGCTTGCTTGAAAGCGGCAATAACGGTTTCCATTTCAGCAGGTGAAACCAATCCCGTCGAAAGGAGAGTCGGCTTCTTCACTGCAGCGACAGCTTCCACTAATTGAGGAAATACTCCAACTTGAGCCGAAGCAATCTTATACAACTCAACTCCAACAGACTCCAAAAAGGCAATAGCCTTCAGGTATGTGGGAGAAGACATAAAGAGCACCCCAGCTTTGAAACAAGCAGAACTCAACTCATCATGCCATTGCTCATTCAGGTCGATAGCACGATGAAGTTCTTGTGTTTTGACACTCGGGGAATGGTAAAGTTCATCAATTTTGATTGACTGAAACTTTATTGCATCCGCACCGGTTTCAACGGCAGCTGCAATAGAGTCCAATGCGCAGTTGAGATCGGCTCCATGATTTGAACCGATCTCAGCTATAATGAGAGTTCTCCCTTTCTCGATACAAAGAGATTCATTTATCTTTATTTTCTGAAAATTCACAAGATTCTCCCTAAAGAGTGACTCCGTATTCTTCTTTAAGCTTTGCCAGAGTCATTTCCAAATGCTTTATTTTTTCTGGCTCTCGATCACCCACAGCGCATGCTTCAGCAACCATCAACCCATAAGTCATGGGAAACGAATTTTGCATGTACCCACACAGATCATGCTTAGCTTCAGAAGTCCATGCATTGCACTGTTGACAATTATACCCAATCTTTGAGCAGAATTCCGAGTCGTTATTATATAAAGCCTCGCGTAAAGCCAAGGCATTTTCAGAATTCATCATCTCGGTAAGCGATTGCTCGCGCACAGAACCGATAATATACCGATTTGAAAAATCCTGAATACAGGCATTGACAGTCCCATCAGCATTGATCTTCATAGAGGTCCACGGATTTGCACAAATCTTCCAATCCTCTTTGAGAGTGCTGTTTTCTTCCGACGTCCCTGCGTATGTTTGAAGTGATAACAATGGCCCCTCATACAGATTATCGAGAGGCATTTTTTCCCAAAAAGCACGAGTTTCCTCTGCTTTAGACTTGACATTCTCCGTCATTACCATTGCGATAGTGATAAATATCCCTTTCTTGTATTCGGTCCGTTCCAGGCGAATGAAGTTGAGAACTTTGCACACTACAGATTCAAATCGACACGCACCTTTGGGATTACCATAGCTTTGATTAAAAACGGCTTTATCAATCGAATCAAATGAAATCTGAACTCTATTTGGCCCAGCTTCTATTAATTTCCGAGCGTTTTTTTCCGTAAGGACTGTACCGTTACAGATCAACCCAACAAGCAATCCTTTTGCTCGGGCCTCTGCTATCATCGTATATATATTGCTATTTAGAAGCGGTTCACCATTTCCGGTCATGGTAATGTAGGTCCCGGCTGGCAAATCACGAATAGCACGTCGAAAATCTTCAAGAGACAACATTGAGTAGTCACGCTCCATCGAACTATGTGCGCAATACTCACAATTTCGGTTGCACCGATTGGTAGGTTCAATAAAAAGTCTACCTGGCATTGTTTTCAAACGCAGCAGGTCTCGCGATGCCGGTTCTCCTGCTTCCCAAGTCCTAAGAACTTTTTCCATCTCATTATATTTATCACCAAAGCGAAGCATCACATCTTGCAAACACGTTTTATCTATCATTCTGATCTCGTCTCCTGAATGTTATTTTTATTCAATACTTAGACTGAAATTTTGTTCATTCGCACACGAAGACATATAGCATCACGACACTATGTTACGAATCAACCTGAAAGCCTCGGCGAATTCCAGCCCAACTTCATTCCCTCGCACACCTGCAAGATTTTTTACAGCCTTTACAGACCTTGGATGGGGGTACGGGTTAAGCTCCGTTCGGTAGCACTGAATTGCCTTGAGCTTAGCATCCAACCCCTCGGAAGCGTCCACGTAGACATTTGGAAGAAATGCTCTATGAGGCTCAGCTGGGGCTCGCTCAGTAGACGAGAGAACTTCGTAAGAATAAAGTTCCTGAGGGTAATAATCACCAAAATTAGGCCGACAAGCCATCAGTGTCGCTTCAAAGACACGGCTATGGTCCCAATTATAATCTCCATGGTGGTGCGTTAACACTGCGCAAGGACGCAATTTTTGAATATTTTTTTTCAGCTTATGCGAGATATCCATCAAAGGAACGGTATCCAATCGGTTGTCTGGAAAGTCCAAAAAGGAATGCGACCTGACGCCTATGACATCGCAAGCCTGAGCGACATCCTTTTTGAGCTCGAAGACCTGCTCGGCAATTTTTTGAGTATTCTCTACGGGATTCTCATAACGACCTGCAACCCCTGTCGCCACGTAGACGACATGCACCTTCACGCCTCCTGCCGCCAACCGAGCCATGCTAGCGCCACACCCGAGAATTTCGTCGTCAGGGTGAGCTGCAATAACCAATATAGAATCAATATTCGAATTTAACACCAGATTATCCACTGTTTCAATTGTACATGTCCTTTTGAGTAACGAATGAGCCCTACTTGCACAAGGCATATCCGAGAGAGCCTCTTTCGTGAAGAGTTCAAAAATCAGCGAGGGACAATCAAATACGTATTTAAAGCCAACGAAATCACTGAGACTTCAGGAAATGTCCCTTCAAGCTCTCTAAGCCGCTCTACTTTTTTTCGCACGACCTCAACGGGAGTTCTTGGAAATTTATTCAGTATATACGAGACCTTGGTTCCATTAACACCAGGCTGTTTTGCACGAAGGACCTTGCTCAGATATTTGCGCCACTCTCTCAATTGCCCTATTACTCCAAGGGGCTTGGGTATCCATGCCGGAGTGCCTCCACTGAACTGAGCTGCATATTTTGCAAGTTCGCGACAAGCACTTTGTCGCGTATTCGTCAAATATGGGGCTATGGTCTCCAAGACTTCCTCTTTAGAATACAACTTGCCCTCAATCGCCTCGAAAACATCACTCGGTCTCGAGGCCTTCAGGCCAAAATCAGCCATGAGCGAGTTAACAGAAGCTTGATCAAAAACAGGCCTATAGTGAACCACGGGAAGCCCCATTAAAGCGGCCTCCACTGCAGAAGTACAGTCATGGTGAATTACGAGACCGGAAGAAGCTATCCAGTCACGCACGGCCCCTGAAGATTCAACAAAGAAGTTACTTGGGCGAGGGCCTTGCGTATATGTTGCCATATTTTCCGTTGGGTGAGGGCGCAGGATCACATGTCTATCAGGATACCTCTCGGCCAAGACCACACCAAGCCGACAAAACTCGGTCGCAAGCTTTTGCTGATAATGTGCCTGCCGAGTACATTTCTCTATAAATTCCGGAGAAGTATAAAGCTCTTTCCACTCTTCAACCTTGCTGATCATCGCCATATACCGTTCAAAACCCATGGCATGATTACCGGGAGCGAAGTTCGTGTTGATGAGAATATAGCCTTCACCGTGTTTCTGAACGATTTTTGGGTCGCGATAGTAAGGCTTGAATTTCTCGTCGGCGAGGTCAAAGGAAGGATACCCGATGGAATGAACACGCGAAATCTTTTCTTCGGAAAGAGCCTCACGAATCAGCCGAGCTTGAACGTCACCCCACGCACATATCATCGATACGTGATCAATAATCCTCGTATATTTCAAAACCGCAGGACCGGATGCCAACAGTCCCAACCCTTCTGCGTTGATGTTATATACCGCTCCCCCTTTGGAAAGGACTGCGGTATTCGTTGGCTTATGCTGATCTTTGTCAAAATAGATGACAGGACAATCAGCGGTTTTCACAATTTCATCAACCACCCGATCACCAAGGAGTGTCGGCATTCCCTGTGATGCCAAGTGGAGGGAAAGATATAAAATCCCGTCCATCTCACGGCCTAGTGTTTCAATTCGGCAAGCACACAACATTTCCTTGACAGACTCCATGATAATTACACATTCACGAACCACCCCTTTTGGAAAGCTTCCCCCCTCACGATAACCCGATAACACGATAAAAGAGCGGGCACTCTAAAACATCTAATTCCGAATCTCAAGCAACCCTTCTTTTTCATAGCACCTAAAAAATAATCTTCGAAAATTAATTAGATAAGAGAGCTTTCAAAAAGGATGCCCTTCCGGAAAGGAACTCTTTTTTGCTCACTCCACGGTCTTCAACCACTTAAAGTCTGCGGGATGCTCTGGGCAGTCTTACCGAGTTGCACTTCTAAGGTCATTCACGGATTCAGCAGGAGCGAATGGAGGATGGCAACTTAGAGCATACCCCATCCTTCGCCCTGCCAGAACTCTCCGGGACATCACATCATTGCAGATTACACAATGCCGCCATTGGCACGGATGACTTGCCCATTGATCCAGCCACCGTCAGGACCGGCGAGAAAGGCCACACTGCTGGCTATGTCTTCCGGTGTGCCAAGCCGTTCCAGGGGAGCCGCCTTACTTAACCGATCCACCACTTCCTTGGTTTTTCCCTCCAGAAACAAATCTGTCCCGGTTGGGCCAGGAGCGAGAGCATTAACCGTAATGTTCCGGCCACGCATCTCATTAGCCATAGTCACTGTCAGCGATTCCACTGCGGCCTTGGTAGCCGCATAAATACCGTAGCCAGGAAACCGCAAACCAATGACACTTGTCGACAGGTTGATGATACGCCCGCCATCCCGCACCCTCGTGGCCGCTTCGCGCAACATGTTAAAGGTTCCTTTCAAATTGATATCCAGATGTTTGGTGACGGTTTCCTCATCTGTTTCAGCAATGGGGGCGAGCTGCATGATACCGGCATTATTAACAAGGACATCCACACCACCAAAAGTCTCTTCCGCGAGATCAAACAGTGAACCGGCATCAGTCGCCTTGCTCACGTCCGCTCCGAGACAAACGGCCTGCCCTCCCGAGACATGAATCGATTCAACAAGTGCTTCCGCAGCCACTCTATGTCCAACATAATTGACAATGACGGCAAATCCATCCTGGGCCAACCGCATTGCTACGGCAGCGCCAATACCACGTGAAGATCCGGTAACTATCG comes from the Pseudodesulfovibrio piezophilus C1TLV30 genome and includes:
- a CDS encoding N-acetylneuraminate synthase family protein, yielding MNFQKIKINESLCIEKGRTLIIAEIGSNHGADLNCALDSIAAAVETGADAIKFQSIKIDELYHSPSVKTQELHRAIDLNEQWHDELSSACFKAGVLFMSSPTYLKAIAFLESVGVELYKIASAQVGVFPQLVEAVAAVKKPTLLSTGLVSPAEMETVIAAFKQAENRDYCILHCNSLYPTLPGQTCLEHMDIWNALFQCPVGFSDHTTGIAIPLAAVARGASVIEKHFTLSRQMGTPDASFSLEPDEFSEMVRGIRDVEKACNTDEMIFDIPDKSLEFKNSVRYRLVLKKPMSAGTRFEKGCFEYKRHNEGVDCLDEMFVLRSMKLKKNLDTGSLVTWDALEGI
- a CDS encoding radical SAM/SPASM domain-containing protein, coding for MIDKTCLQDVMLRFGDKYNEMEKVLRTWEAGEPASRDLLRLKTMPGRLFIEPTNRCNRNCEYCAHSSMERDYSMLSLEDFRRAIRDLPAGTYITMTGNGEPLLNSNIYTMIAEARAKGLLVGLICNGTVLTEKNARKLIEAGPNRVQISFDSIDKAVFNQSYGNPKGACRFESVVCKVLNFIRLERTEYKKGIFITIAMVMTENVKSKAEETRAFWEKMPLDNLYEGPLLSLQTYAGTSEENSTLKEDWKICANPWTSMKINADGTVNACIQDFSNRYIIGSVREQSLTEMMNSENALALREALYNNDSEFCSKIGYNCQQCNAWTSEAKHDLCGYMQNSFPMTYGLMVAEACAVGDREPEKIKHLEMTLAKLKEEYGVTL
- a CDS encoding PIG-L deacetylase family protein produces the protein MLNSNIDSILVIAAHPDDEILGCGASMARLAAGGVKVHVVYVATGVAGRYENPVENTQKIAEQVFELKKDVAQACDVIGVRSHSFLDFPDNRLDTVPLMDISHKLKKNIQKLRPCAVLTHHHGDYNWDHSRVFEATLMACRPNFGDYYPQELYSYEVLSSTERAPAEPHRAFLPNVYVDASEGLDAKLKAIQCYRTELNPYPHPRSVKAVKNLAGVRGNEVGLEFAEAFRLIRNIVS
- a CDS encoding surface carbohydrate biosynthesis protein, whose amino-acid sequence is MESVKEMLCACRIETLGREMDGILYLSLHLASQGMPTLLGDRVVDEIVKTADCPVIYFDKDQHKPTNTAVLSKGGAVYNINAEGLGLLASGPAVLKYTRIIDHVSMICAWGDVQARLIREALSEEKISRVHSIGYPSFDLADEKFKPYYRDPKIVQKHGEGYILINTNFAPGNHAMGFERYMAMISKVEEWKELYTSPEFIEKCTRQAHYQQKLATEFCRLGVVLAERYPDRHVILRPHPTENMATYTQGPRPSNFFVESSGAVRDWIASSGLVIHHDCTSAVEAALMGLPVVHYRPVFDQASVNSLMADFGLKASRPSDVFEAIEGKLYSKEEVLETIAPYLTNTRQSACRELAKYAAQFSGGTPAWIPKPLGVIGQLREWRKYLSKVLRAKQPGVNGTKVSYILNKFPRTPVEVVRKKVERLRELEGTFPEVSVISLALNTYLIVPR
- a CDS encoding SDR family oxidoreductase; translation: MTRTAIVTGSSRGIGAAVAMRLAQDGFAVIVNYVGHRVAAEALVESIHVSGGQAVCLGADVSKATDAGSLFDLAEETFGGVDVLVNNAGIMQLAPIAETDEETVTKHLDINLKGTFNMLREAATRVRDGGRIINLSTSVIGLRFPGYGIYAATKAAVESLTVTMANEMRGRNITVNALAPGPTGTDLFLEGKTKEVVDRLSKAAPLERLGTPEDIASSVAFLAGPDGGWINGQVIRANGGIV